From one Methanorbis furvi genomic stretch:
- a CDS encoding acylphosphatase: MKTMEILFSGKVQKVGFRACVRNAGQNLGLVGEVENLPDGRVRALVTGEEVIIEKFLATIYSCPRAIIREVSATEYVFTEFSDFSVRRE, encoded by the coding sequence ATGAAAACGATGGAAATTCTCTTCTCCGGAAAAGTACAGAAGGTAGGCTTTCGTGCCTGTGTAAGAAACGCAGGTCAGAATCTCGGCCTTGTTGGGGAAGTGGAGAACCTGCCGGACGGACGAGTGCGTGCTCTTGTGACCGGAGAGGAAGTAATCATTGAAAAGTTCCTCGCAACGATCTACTCCTGTCCGCGTGCGATCATCCGCGAAGTTTCCGCAACCGAGTACGTCTTCACCGAGTTCTCCGACTTCTCCGTGAGGCGCGAGTAA
- a CDS encoding hydrophobe/amphiphile efflux-3 (HAE3) family transporter, producing MISPFERINHFINKYPFIVGCILILLVLVSVYGSTSITMSTTIQMPDKNDHAAYIFQDYLDNFETDPIILMVQGDDVRDVNIMKSVVLLEQLMRQENGVTNVESVYDIVISYTGGVAPANQEVANEIFAQIPDDVLSSSMPDHQLLLVEITTTFGMADDQQMSLLNGLETLLPLVDLPPGATLTFAGDAALNNDMGSTLTTEVGKLLGAAFILMLTVLLVLFHHARYTLLSIVSVLNGLLMTFGIMGLLNIPLSMATLGALPILLGIGVDYAIQFHSRFDDEIREHPLAEALRTTITKTGSAVFFAMIASALGFVAMQVSTLPDIRQFGMVAILGLACCYISAMLIIPLVAILTDYKPKPIKVPGPGEKPPMTVRYNEFLRKAALHITKYTIPILLILCVIGVVGLYVDEEIPINTDIETYVPADMPALININTVTSAIGDLDGMQVEVTGGNLLSPDTLEWMYTWGNNELVAHEWRFISVTSIATLIADANDGVLPASQEEIDEILLTIPEAKQRMYLNGGQTAVISFGMNSISQELARSLTEQVTSDIAFYQPPPGVEAVVTGAHYSDLEMMKEMKLGKLQMTVLAFIVIFLFLTVLYRSMGKAFVPLIPIVMIIGWNGAAMYILGIEYNVLTATMGAMTIGIAAEYCIMMVERIYEEMETNDTVTAVQNGTGKIGSAITVSACTTMAAFTALTVSDFPVISMFGVVTVIAMGFTLFGAIVAVPAAASIVLRGEGKGDAQPRL from the coding sequence ATGATATCACCGTTTGAGAGGATCAACCACTTCATCAACAAATATCCGTTTATTGTCGGCTGTATACTCATCCTCCTCGTATTAGTCAGCGTCTATGGCTCAACAAGCATCACCATGAGCACCACCATTCAGATGCCTGACAAAAACGACCACGCCGCATACATCTTTCAGGACTACCTCGACAACTTCGAAACCGACCCCATCATCCTGATGGTCCAGGGCGACGACGTTCGTGACGTCAATATCATGAAAAGCGTCGTTTTGCTCGAACAGCTCATGCGGCAGGAAAACGGCGTCACCAACGTCGAAAGCGTATATGACATCGTCATCAGCTACACAGGCGGCGTAGCTCCTGCCAATCAGGAAGTGGCAAACGAAATCTTTGCACAAATTCCTGACGACGTCCTCTCCTCCAGCATGCCAGATCATCAGCTGCTGCTTGTTGAAATCACCACAACATTCGGCATGGCAGACGACCAGCAGATGAGTCTGCTCAACGGACTGGAAACCCTTCTGCCCCTCGTCGACCTGCCGCCGGGAGCAACCCTGACCTTTGCCGGAGACGCAGCGCTCAACAATGATATGGGATCCACGCTCACCACCGAAGTTGGAAAACTGCTTGGAGCAGCATTCATCCTGATGCTGACCGTGCTTCTGGTACTGTTCCATCACGCACGCTACACCCTGCTGTCCATTGTTTCCGTGCTGAACGGCCTATTGATGACATTCGGCATTATGGGCCTCCTCAACATCCCTCTTTCGATGGCAACCTTAGGCGCTCTGCCGATTCTTCTTGGCATAGGCGTTGACTATGCAATTCAGTTTCACTCACGGTTCGATGACGAAATACGAGAACACCCGCTCGCGGAAGCGCTCAGAACCACCATCACCAAAACCGGTTCGGCAGTATTTTTCGCCATGATTGCAAGTGCTCTCGGCTTTGTGGCAATGCAGGTCTCAACCCTTCCTGACATTCGCCAGTTTGGCATGGTCGCCATTCTCGGACTTGCCTGCTGTTATATCTCAGCAATGCTCATCATCCCTTTGGTTGCAATCCTCACCGATTACAAACCAAAACCGATCAAAGTTCCGGGACCCGGAGAAAAACCTCCGATGACAGTGCGCTACAATGAGTTTCTCAGAAAAGCAGCTCTTCATATCACCAAGTATACGATACCGATCCTGTTGATTTTGTGCGTGATCGGTGTTGTCGGACTGTATGTGGACGAAGAGATCCCGATCAACACTGATATTGAGACCTATGTCCCAGCAGACATGCCGGCACTCATCAACATCAATACGGTCACAAGCGCAATAGGCGATCTTGACGGAATGCAGGTTGAGGTTACCGGTGGAAATCTGCTGAGTCCTGACACCCTTGAGTGGATGTATACTTGGGGAAACAACGAACTTGTCGCGCATGAGTGGCGGTTCATCAGTGTAACAAGCATTGCAACTCTCATTGCGGACGCAAATGACGGAGTACTCCCTGCGTCCCAGGAAGAGATCGATGAGATTCTCCTCACGATTCCTGAGGCGAAACAGAGGATGTATCTGAACGGCGGACAGACCGCAGTTATTTCGTTTGGCATGAACTCGATCTCTCAGGAGTTGGCCAGATCCCTTACTGAGCAGGTAACAAGCGATATTGCGTTCTATCAGCCGCCGCCGGGAGTGGAGGCGGTTGTTACCGGAGCTCACTACTCGGATCTGGAGATGATGAAGGAGATGAAGCTTGGTAAGCTGCAGATGACGGTTCTCGCATTCATTGTGATCTTTTTGTTCCTGACAGTCCTCTACCGGAGCATGGGGAAGGCGTTTGTTCCTCTGATTCCGATTGTGATGATTATCGGCTGGAACGGGGCGGCGATGTACATTCTGGGCATTGAGTACAATGTTCTGACGGCGACGATGGGGGCGATGACGATCGGTATAGCTGCTGAGTACTGTATCATGATGGTGGAACGTATCTATGAGGAGATGGAGACAAATGACACGGTAACTGCAGTACAGAATGGCACGGGAAAGATTGGTTCGGCAATTACGGTCTCTGCCTGTACGACGATGGCGGCATTTACCGCTCTGACGGTCTCGGATTTTCCGGTGATCAGTATGTTTGGCGTGGTGACGGTCATTGCAATGGGCTTCACGCTTTTTGGAGCAATCGTTGCGGTTCCTGCGGCAGCGTCGATTGTTCTTCGCGGTGAAGGGAAGGGGGATGCTCAGCCGCGGCTCTGA
- the nifU gene encoding Fe-S cluster assembly scaffold protein NifU, with protein MYSEKVMDHFMNPRNVGTIDNPDGVGEEGNPSCGDIMKMYLKVENDVILDAKFQTFGCGAAIASSSMATEMIKGKTLEEAWQLSNIAVAEALDGLPPIKMHCSVLAEETIHKAINDYLVKTGREPWGEPAACSTCGHDCDTCGE; from the coding sequence ATGTACAGTGAAAAAGTTATGGACCATTTTATGAACCCGCGCAATGTGGGAACCATCGACAACCCTGACGGTGTCGGCGAGGAAGGAAATCCTTCCTGTGGCGACATCATGAAGATGTATCTCAAAGTCGAGAACGATGTCATTCTTGATGCGAAGTTTCAGACGTTTGGCTGCGGGGCGGCTATCGCTTCAAGCAGCATGGCAACCGAGATGATCAAGGGAAAGACCCTCGAAGAGGCCTGGCAGCTCTCAAACATTGCGGTCGCTGAGGCACTGGACGGACTGCCGCCAATCAAGATGCACTGTTCGGTTCTTGCTGAGGAGACCATCCATAAAGCAATCAATGATTATCTGGTAAAAACCGGCAGAGAACCCTGGGGAGAGCCTGCGGCGTGTTCTACCTGCGGTCATGACTGCGATACCTGCGGGGAATAA
- the nifS gene encoding cysteine desulfurase NifS, translating to MDHAATTYAAPEIVAEMLPYFSEKFGNPSSVYNIGQENKTAVDAARAKVAAAINAEPNEIYFTAGGSESDNWVLKGVAFANSRKGKHIITTAIEHHAILHAGEWLQSQGFDVTYLPVDKFGMVSPADVEKAIRPDTILISVMYANNEVGTIQPIKEIGSIAKAHNIYFHTDAVQAVGHVPIDVKAEHIDMLSLSGHKFYGPKGVGALYIRKGVRIQNLIHGGAQESKHRAGTENVPGIVGLGAAIERAVQKMPTEAPRLAKMRDKLATELLKIPASHLNGHPTQRLPNNVNITFEYIEGEGILLLLNMFGICASTGSACNSASLEPSHVLTAMGVPHEISHGSVRLTVGELNTDEDVNYVLEKLPEAIHKLRSMSPLTPKELK from the coding sequence ATGGACCATGCCGCAACCACCTATGCGGCACCGGAAATCGTAGCGGAAATGCTCCCCTACTTCTCCGAAAAGTTCGGCAACCCATCATCAGTCTACAACATCGGACAGGAAAACAAAACAGCAGTTGACGCTGCCCGTGCAAAAGTAGCAGCCGCCATCAACGCCGAACCAAACGAAATCTACTTCACCGCAGGAGGCTCAGAATCCGACAACTGGGTACTCAAAGGAGTAGCATTCGCCAACAGCAGAAAAGGAAAACACATCATCACAACAGCAATCGAACACCACGCAATCTTGCACGCAGGCGAATGGTTACAGTCGCAGGGCTTTGACGTAACCTACCTGCCGGTCGACAAATTCGGCATGGTATCGCCCGCTGACGTTGAAAAAGCCATCAGACCAGACACCATCCTCATCTCGGTCATGTACGCCAACAACGAAGTAGGAACCATCCAGCCGATCAAAGAAATCGGTTCGATCGCCAAAGCCCACAACATCTACTTCCACACCGACGCAGTACAGGCAGTCGGCCATGTCCCCATCGACGTCAAAGCCGAACACATCGACATGCTCTCCCTCTCAGGCCACAAATTTTACGGACCAAAAGGTGTAGGCGCTCTCTACATCAGAAAAGGCGTCCGCATCCAGAACCTCATCCATGGCGGAGCACAGGAAAGCAAACACCGTGCAGGAACCGAAAACGTCCCCGGAATCGTCGGGCTCGGCGCTGCCATTGAACGTGCAGTCCAGAAAATGCCAACCGAAGCACCGCGTCTTGCCAAAATGCGGGACAAACTCGCGACCGAACTGCTGAAAATTCCGGCAAGCCACCTGAACGGCCATCCGACACAACGGCTGCCGAACAACGTCAACATCACCTTTGAGTACATCGAAGGCGAAGGAATTCTCCTCCTCCTCAACATGTTCGGCATCTGCGCTTCAACCGGAAGTGCCTGCAACTCCGCATCGCTCGAACCCTCCCACGTTCTTACCGCCATGGGCGTTCCGCACGAGATTTCCCACGGCTCAGTCCGTCTCACGGTCGGCGAGCTAAACACGGATGAAGACGTGAACTATGTTCTGGAAAAACTGCCGGAGGCAATTCACAAACTCAGATCAATGTCCCCTCTTACCCCTAAGGAGCTGAAGTAA
- a CDS encoding RloB family protein produces MRIHRNGISPRPGSQSPQIDPLPQYFLAFEGVKTEYQYFFGIQSRQESLGFSALKDITLLQRHATKEQQSNPAKFLPLVLQSLEEYKTGSFSVKTIVEHAVDWLILKNHLPKKGCTKQKMLEILLENLENDRYSPDSPITDWDELTQKLHDHLIDLYKIRISAESIRDFHIYLKQQFVTYNPRYDKVCIIVDRDPESFTSSQYDSVLALCNEKKISLHLSNPCFEFWLLLHFPKVHELDSEEMLANRKISIHKRFLENELQKIHPEFRKNNLKFGLFADHIDDAIENESHFCEELSGLKTELGSNIGKLLSEMRSS; encoded by the coding sequence ATGAGGATTCACAGGAACGGTATCTCCCCTCGTCCAGGATCACAGTCCCCCCAAATCGATCCGCTTCCACAGTACTTTCTGGCGTTTGAAGGAGTGAAAACTGAATATCAATATTTTTTTGGCATACAGAGTAGGCAGGAGTCACTCGGATTCTCAGCACTGAAAGATATCACACTGCTTCAAAGACACGCCACTAAGGAGCAGCAAAGCAATCCTGCGAAATTTCTCCCGCTGGTATTACAAAGTCTGGAGGAATACAAGACAGGATCATTCAGCGTAAAAACGATCGTCGAGCATGCAGTTGACTGGCTAATTCTGAAAAATCATCTTCCAAAGAAGGGATGTACCAAGCAAAAAATGTTGGAAATATTGCTGGAGAATCTTGAGAATGATAGATATTCTCCAGATTCGCCGATCACAGACTGGGATGAGCTGACGCAAAAACTCCACGATCATCTGATTGATCTCTATAAAATCCGCATTTCCGCCGAATCCATCAGGGACTTTCATATCTATTTGAAACAGCAATTTGTTACCTATAATCCCAGATACGACAAAGTCTGTATTATCGTGGATCGAGATCCGGAAAGTTTTACCAGCAGTCAATATGATTCAGTTCTTGCCCTCTGTAATGAGAAGAAAATATCACTCCATCTTTCAAATCCGTGTTTTGAGTTCTGGCTGCTGCTGCATTTTCCAAAAGTTCATGAACTTGATTCTGAAGAAATGCTGGCTAACAGAAAAATCAGTATCCACAAACGCTTTCTGGAAAATGAACTCCAAAAAATTCATCCAGAATTTCGAAAAAATAATCTCAAGTTCGGTCTCTTTGCAGATCATATCGATGATGCAATTGAAAATGAATCTCATTTCTGCGAAGAACTTTCCGGACTGAAGACCGAGCTTGGAAGTAACATTGGAAAACTTCTCTCAGAGATGAGATCATCGTGA
- a CDS encoding ATP/GTP-binding protein produces the protein MLINFSVANFLSFNDRQELSMISGKVRRKAEHIQNDKNLKLLKFAAIFGANASGKSNLVSAFDFSQALILNGFPPGAINEYCKINPENKTKPSTFEFEIKIGKNYYAYGFDVIINQRTITGEWLYQLNPKQPENLIFEREPQKGIFNLGQKFKTSELDTVATFLKTNTTKLYLHEINENKGDLYETHPEIIALRDVYRWFRDQLNINYPGFPLLQLPYLIDKNNLPKINTILTSLGLGIDALEIVSTEMIEIRQFFKNRPEEFLKILTDLAEKIQIAKNNGEAHPEAGIMLRAPREFFILRMGEDTSNPIAEKLRFQHKGNNAWFDLKEESDGTRRMIELLDLIFAAESGNSKVYIIDEIDRSLHPQLTYRLIETYLNLVDRGDMQLIVTTHESHIMDLRLLRRDEIWFVEKNRNGESKLYSLDKFTARFDKKVDKAYLEGRYGSVPVFDTFFPMHAQEQT, from the coding sequence ATGCTCATCAACTTCAGCGTCGCCAACTTCCTTTCCTTTAACGACCGTCAAGAACTCTCTATGATCAGTGGAAAAGTCAGAAGAAAAGCTGAACACATCCAAAACGACAAGAATCTCAAACTCCTCAAATTCGCCGCAATATTCGGAGCAAACGCATCCGGCAAATCGAATCTCGTATCCGCATTCGACTTTTCCCAGGCACTCATTCTCAATGGATTCCCACCAGGTGCCATCAATGAATACTGCAAAATCAATCCTGAAAACAAAACAAAACCCAGTACATTCGAGTTCGAAATAAAAATCGGTAAAAATTACTATGCCTATGGATTTGACGTCATAATCAACCAGCGAACCATCACCGGTGAATGGCTCTATCAGCTAAACCCAAAACAACCCGAAAACCTCATCTTCGAACGGGAACCGCAAAAAGGTATCTTCAATCTTGGTCAGAAATTTAAGACCTCAGAACTTGACACAGTAGCCACGTTTCTGAAAACCAACACCACAAAACTCTACCTCCACGAAATCAATGAAAACAAAGGTGACCTCTACGAAACACACCCAGAAATAATCGCCCTCAGAGACGTATATCGTTGGTTCAGGGACCAACTCAATATCAACTATCCAGGCTTCCCTCTGCTTCAGTTACCTTATCTCATCGACAAAAACAACCTCCCAAAAATCAACACCATCCTTACTTCTCTGGGCCTTGGCATTGACGCACTTGAGATCGTCTCTACTGAAATGATAGAGATCCGACAATTCTTCAAAAACCGACCGGAAGAATTTCTCAAAATACTCACTGATCTTGCAGAAAAAATACAGATCGCAAAAAATAATGGAGAAGCCCATCCCGAAGCTGGAATCATGCTTCGGGCACCGCGAGAATTTTTCATCCTCCGTATGGGAGAAGATACCAGCAATCCCATCGCCGAGAAACTCCGCTTCCAACACAAAGGAAACAACGCATGGTTCGATCTCAAAGAAGAGTCTGACGGCACTCGACGCATGATCGAACTCCTTGACCTCATATTTGCTGCTGAATCCGGCAACAGTAAAGTCTACATCATCGATGAAATCGACCGAAGTCTTCATCCCCAACTCACGTATCGTCTCATCGAAACCTATCTGAATCTTGTAGACAGAGGCGACATGCAGCTTATCGTGACCACACATGAGTCACATATCATGGACCTACGACTCCTCAGACGTGATGAAATCTGGTTTGTTGAGAAAAATCGCAATGGGGAATCAAAACTTTACTCTCTGGACAAATTTACTGCCAGATTCGACAAAAAAGTCGACAAAGCCTATCTGGAAGGGAGATACGGCAGTGTTCCAGTCTTTGATACCTTCTTCCCCATGCATGCGCAGGAGCAGACATGA